Proteins encoded by one window of Candidatus Sumerlaea chitinivorans:
- a CDS encoding Transcription termination protein NusA, which yields MNANELKALVQYYAKERELDLQVVAKAIEDSIVAAARKSSLSQFKEPRAQLDPTTGVLHLWVKKTVVSTVTSARTQISLRDAKKINKDVAVGDEIEVEVDPAVLGHLAIANMKQFLIQKLREAERNKIYNEWHDRVGEVVTATVQRYEHRDLIVQLGRAEALLPAKELPPNARYRQGDKIKVLVTRVEKRDGHGPMITVSRTHPELVVKLFEQEVPEVADGTVEIVKVARDPGVRTKLAVQSKNPDVDPVGACVGVGGSRVQMIVRELENERIDIIPYSPKIEQFVANALVPAQISSVKVLENERKAIVTVKEGQLALAIGKSGQNARLAAKLTGLALDIHAEGEEKKLAKADPKRIQREYLADFLSQEKLTDSQTVEMFLNAGYESVEAIANADAHDIAKLLDRDVDWAEEFVDDARAYVEQLREMRKTTFGTDETNANAETDRLQTAQPQEATSADANAGGTQNAS from the coding sequence ATGAATGCAAACGAACTCAAAGCATTGGTGCAGTACTATGCCAAAGAACGTGAGTTGGATTTGCAGGTGGTGGCGAAGGCCATCGAGGATTCCATTGTCGCTGCTGCCCGCAAAAGCTCTCTTTCACAGTTTAAGGAGCCGCGCGCCCAGCTTGACCCCACAACCGGCGTACTTCATCTTTGGGTGAAAAAAACAGTGGTGAGCACGGTGACCTCTGCGCGAACGCAGATTTCTCTTCGCGACGCCAAGAAAATCAACAAAGACGTCGCAGTGGGCGACGAAATCGAGGTGGAGGTGGATCCGGCTGTTTTAGGGCATCTCGCCATTGCCAACATGAAACAATTTTTGATTCAAAAGTTGCGCGAGGCAGAGCGAAACAAAATCTACAATGAGTGGCATGACCGTGTGGGCGAAGTTGTGACGGCAACCGTGCAGCGTTACGAGCACCGCGACCTCATTGTACAATTGGGTAGAGCCGAAGCTCTCTTGCCCGCAAAAGAGTTGCCACCGAACGCCCGCTATCGCCAAGGGGATAAGATCAAGGTCCTCGTCACCCGCGTCGAAAAACGCGATGGCCACGGCCCCATGATCACCGTGTCACGCACACATCCAGAGCTCGTCGTGAAGCTTTTCGAACAGGAAGTGCCAGAAGTTGCGGACGGAACGGTGGAAATCGTCAAGGTGGCCCGCGACCCCGGCGTTCGCACGAAATTGGCTGTGCAAAGCAAGAACCCAGACGTGGATCCGGTAGGGGCGTGCGTAGGTGTGGGCGGATCCCGCGTTCAGATGATTGTTCGCGAGCTGGAAAACGAGCGAATCGACATCATCCCGTATTCACCAAAGATCGAGCAATTCGTGGCAAACGCGCTTGTCCCTGCGCAAATCTCTTCGGTGAAGGTGCTCGAGAACGAACGTAAAGCGATCGTGACGGTCAAAGAGGGCCAACTGGCGCTTGCCATTGGCAAAAGCGGCCAAAACGCTCGACTTGCGGCAAAGCTCACGGGCCTTGCCCTCGATATTCACGCAGAGGGCGAAGAGAAAAAACTGGCGAAGGCGGATCCCAAGCGTATCCAGCGCGAGTATCTCGCCGATTTCTTAAGCCAAGAGAAACTCACGGATTCACAGACCGTTGAGATGTTCCTAAACGCTGGGTACGAGAGTGTGGAAGCAATCGCCAACGCCGATGCCCATGACATTGCCAAGCTCTTGGATCGCGACGTGGATTGGGCTGAGGAGTTTGTTGATGATGCGCGCGCGTATGTTGAGCAGCTACGCGAAATGCGCAAAACGACATTTGGAACGGACGAAACCAACGCCAATGCAGAAACAGACCGACTCCAGACCGCGCAACCGCAAGAAGCAACTTCAGCTGACGCAAATGCCGGTGGAACGCAGAATGCAAGTTAG
- a CDS encoding Copper binding protein, plastocyanin/azurin family, whose amino-acid sequence MPAAIVGKVLWKGVLPPADAFEVEVDVSACAPRGALPNNRVEIDPTSRGVRNAVVWLNPKPEQMGSEELTTKTGSQFEFRRCQIEPSLVLVSRGARVVFTNLDSVIHYVEVKASKAATRTFTLPAVGSSEFLRPTELGFYEVRCKRHPWESATIVVADHPYYTVTDSSGRFTLEGVAPGVYTLHVWHGGMGATPIREGGLVRGYRFSDPVQARKRVIVRSGEATEVSVELSE is encoded by the coding sequence GTGCCTGCGGCAATCGTCGGGAAGGTTTTGTGGAAAGGTGTACTTCCGCCAGCCGACGCTTTCGAGGTGGAAGTGGATGTTTCAGCCTGCGCGCCACGTGGAGCCTTGCCCAACAATCGCGTGGAGATCGATCCGACTTCTCGTGGCGTACGAAATGCAGTTGTTTGGCTTAATCCCAAACCCGAGCAAATGGGGAGTGAGGAACTCACAACGAAAACGGGTTCGCAATTTGAGTTTCGGCGCTGCCAAATCGAACCTTCGCTTGTTTTGGTCTCGCGCGGAGCACGGGTTGTGTTCACCAACTTAGATAGCGTCATTCACTATGTGGAGGTGAAGGCCTCGAAGGCAGCCACGCGAACGTTCACGCTTCCCGCAGTGGGTTCCAGCGAATTTCTGCGGCCTACAGAACTGGGCTTTTACGAGGTCCGGTGTAAGCGGCATCCGTGGGAGAGCGCGACAATTGTGGTGGCCGACCATCCGTATTACACGGTCACAGACTCAAGTGGGCGCTTTACCCTCGAAGGGGTTGCGCCGGGTGTCTACACGCTCCATGTTTGGCATGGTGGCATGGGCGCAACCCCGATTCGCGAAGGGGGGCTTGTGCGAGGTTACCGTTTCTCGGATCCAGTGCAAGCACGCAAGCGAGTTATCGTTCGATCGGGAGAGGCAACAGAAGTGTCCGTTGAACTGAGCGAATAG
- a CDS encoding Transcription-repair coupling factor, whose amino-acid sequence MPTLNDILLQSIRETQSYRRLVRELERAKPGRAVSMKGLRAGALAGLTAALAHVGSRSNVPANAERSARTTEEAGHLSKLASRTASHESGAVGRDSATHRPSLIVLVTANVERAAELADEVAFFGLPQVFHYPKSQLLPYEPDEPYLEEQVKHLEFFHHLASLGEKPRRPDITDHPASVCVTSIEALFARVAPLEMVRKHRIEIQWGQPFDTQAFAQWATELGYERVPTVEARGEFSIRGGIVDIFPLHTEHALRIDLFGLEIESIRWFDVHTQRSLRQLGELESVTILPARERVLIEAALATAPLSLHDSNAAEDHVSGDGTSDNQGGRTPSELPLVQLLDLLPPDALLVFDNAELYPLLDERFRQVRERQYREYSARSDHLPAPSILYADLQQVMSRASQFVQIHHTLLAETPATISIETHSFETMPPSFEKYLTEFRKRLAEEFRVAVVCDNLGQAERLKELLVENDVGVVIIPDPCVAPEEIEDAALRQTVRRVVEASPLERLPEVILTTGLLHNGFVMPEAGLYVVTDREIFGRYRRRPVYRKLYKGTPIPDVRQIQKGDYVVHLEHGIGRFEGIRTQQVDGKVCDFLELTYADDDKLLVPVEKIAFVHKYSAPEQGEIHLDKLGTKNWTRRRRKSQEAVEKLAKELLQLYARRAAAKGYAFGPDTAEQREFEAAFLYTETPDQLRAIEEVKRDMCEPKPMDRLICGDVGFGKTEVAIRAAFKAIQEGKQVALLCPTTILAQQHYNTFRERFADYPIRVEMLSRFKTTKETKEILAGLKSGIVNMVVGTHALLSKSVQFRDLGLVIVDEEQRFGVKQKERLKELRASVDFLTLTATPIPRTLYMALSGLRDMSLIATPPADRHPVKTRIIHFDAEQIEEAILRELNRGGQVFFVHNRVHNIHEVARRLQEIVPSARIAIAHGQMPDGELEQVMMDFIDGKYDVLVSTTIIENGLDIPNVNTIIINRADAFGLAQLYQLRGRVGRENRQAYAYLVVPQGQPITESAVARLAAIEEFVELGSGFNIAMRDLEIRGAGNLLGREQHGTMADVGFELYCKMLEEAVEALTGSLREEELETEIQWSTNAYLPASYIPVEGQRFMVYKRIAEATTLAQLDAITEELRDRYGEVEISRDDGTVVSTLPQPVVNLMSIAKLRILGRKLSIRKIAATRHGFEIHRPDAVNELGPTIRKLLRSEGPKVFVNNPNSLEFHYDDWAHRPQLEEAVAMLKQVLNEFTRAQPRSAGDEISAAVPV is encoded by the coding sequence ATGCCCACTCTGAACGACATACTTTTGCAGTCGATTCGCGAGACTCAGAGCTATCGGCGGCTTGTGCGTGAGCTTGAGCGAGCAAAGCCCGGGCGCGCCGTGAGTATGAAAGGGTTGCGAGCCGGGGCTCTGGCTGGCCTGACGGCGGCCCTTGCGCACGTCGGTTCGAGATCAAATGTTCCGGCCAACGCTGAACGGAGCGCTCGAACAACCGAGGAAGCCGGGCACCTTTCGAAATTGGCCAGTCGCACTGCCTCCCACGAGAGTGGGGCTGTTGGCAGGGACTCCGCAACGCACCGTCCCTCGCTCATTGTCCTCGTTACGGCGAATGTTGAGCGCGCCGCAGAGCTTGCGGACGAAGTTGCGTTCTTTGGGTTGCCCCAAGTCTTTCACTACCCCAAGTCGCAACTTCTACCTTATGAGCCCGATGAACCCTATCTCGAGGAGCAAGTCAAACATCTGGAGTTCTTTCATCATTTGGCATCGTTGGGAGAGAAACCGCGTCGCCCTGATATCACTGACCACCCTGCCAGTGTGTGCGTGACTTCTATCGAAGCCCTGTTTGCCCGGGTCGCCCCTCTGGAAATGGTGCGGAAACACCGCATTGAGATTCAATGGGGTCAACCGTTTGACACTCAGGCGTTTGCTCAGTGGGCAACTGAACTCGGTTACGAGCGCGTACCGACGGTGGAGGCGCGTGGGGAGTTCTCCATTCGGGGCGGAATTGTGGATATTTTTCCGCTGCACACCGAACATGCTCTACGTATTGATCTGTTTGGTCTCGAAATCGAGAGCATTCGCTGGTTTGACGTCCACACCCAGCGCTCCTTACGCCAACTGGGGGAGCTGGAGTCAGTTACCATTTTACCTGCACGAGAACGGGTCCTCATCGAGGCCGCTCTCGCGACAGCCCCTCTGAGTTTACACGACTCGAATGCGGCTGAAGACCACGTTTCGGGAGATGGGACAAGTGATAACCAAGGGGGGCGCACGCCAAGCGAGCTACCCTTGGTACAACTTTTGGATCTGCTGCCCCCTGATGCGCTTCTGGTTTTCGATAACGCAGAACTTTATCCCTTGTTGGATGAGCGCTTCCGCCAAGTAAGAGAGCGGCAATATCGGGAGTATTCCGCTCGCAGCGATCATTTGCCCGCGCCTTCGATCCTCTATGCGGATCTTCAGCAAGTGATGAGTCGGGCCTCGCAATTTGTGCAGATTCATCACACTTTGTTAGCTGAGACCCCGGCCACGATCTCGATCGAAACCCATTCATTCGAGACGATGCCGCCCTCGTTCGAGAAATATCTGACTGAGTTTCGAAAGCGCCTCGCCGAGGAGTTTCGAGTGGCGGTCGTCTGTGACAATCTCGGACAGGCTGAACGACTTAAGGAACTTCTCGTCGAAAATGACGTGGGGGTCGTCATCATCCCTGACCCCTGTGTTGCTCCGGAGGAGATTGAAGATGCAGCGTTGCGTCAGACCGTTCGGCGAGTGGTGGAAGCATCGCCCCTTGAGCGGCTCCCTGAGGTTATTCTGACGACGGGTCTGCTCCACAATGGCTTCGTAATGCCCGAAGCAGGCCTCTATGTGGTGACCGATCGAGAGATCTTCGGTCGGTATCGCCGCCGCCCTGTCTACCGCAAACTCTATAAAGGCACCCCTATTCCCGACGTGCGCCAGATTCAAAAAGGTGACTACGTCGTGCATCTCGAACACGGCATCGGCCGCTTCGAAGGCATCCGGACTCAGCAGGTGGACGGTAAGGTTTGCGACTTCCTTGAGCTTACCTATGCCGACGATGACAAGCTCCTTGTCCCCGTCGAAAAGATCGCCTTCGTCCACAAATACTCTGCCCCCGAGCAGGGGGAAATCCATCTTGACAAACTTGGGACGAAGAACTGGACACGGCGACGGCGCAAAAGTCAGGAAGCCGTTGAGAAACTCGCTAAAGAATTACTCCAGCTCTATGCTCGACGTGCGGCTGCAAAAGGCTATGCCTTTGGCCCAGACACAGCCGAACAACGGGAGTTCGAAGCGGCATTCCTTTATACTGAGACCCCCGATCAGTTGCGCGCCATCGAAGAAGTTAAGCGGGATATGTGCGAGCCGAAGCCCATGGACCGCCTAATCTGTGGTGACGTCGGCTTCGGCAAGACGGAAGTCGCCATTCGCGCCGCCTTCAAAGCCATTCAAGAGGGCAAGCAAGTGGCGCTTCTCTGCCCCACCACCATCCTTGCCCAACAACATTATAACACGTTCCGGGAACGTTTTGCCGACTATCCGATCCGGGTCGAAATGCTCTCGCGCTTCAAAACCACCAAGGAGACGAAAGAGATTCTTGCGGGGCTTAAGTCGGGAATCGTGAACATGGTCGTGGGAACGCACGCCCTTCTTTCAAAGAGCGTTCAGTTTCGCGATTTGGGATTGGTAATCGTGGACGAAGAGCAGCGGTTCGGGGTGAAGCAGAAGGAGCGGCTCAAGGAACTGCGAGCAAGCGTCGATTTCCTGACGCTAACGGCAACCCCGATTCCGCGTACGCTGTACATGGCACTGAGTGGTCTGCGCGATATGAGCCTGATTGCGACACCGCCCGCCGACCGACACCCCGTGAAGACTCGGATCATTCACTTCGACGCCGAGCAGATCGAAGAAGCAATTCTGCGTGAACTCAATCGCGGCGGACAAGTGTTCTTCGTTCACAATCGTGTGCACAACATCCATGAAGTTGCGCGACGCCTTCAGGAAATTGTGCCCTCTGCGCGCATTGCAATCGCCCACGGACAAATGCCCGATGGCGAGCTTGAACAGGTGATGATGGATTTTATCGATGGCAAGTACGACGTGCTCGTCTCGACAACGATCATCGAGAACGGCCTCGACATCCCGAATGTGAACACCATCATCATCAACCGCGCCGATGCATTTGGTTTGGCCCAGCTTTACCAACTGCGCGGTCGGGTGGGCCGGGAAAATCGTCAGGCCTATGCCTACCTCGTGGTGCCCCAAGGCCAGCCGATTACAGAATCGGCCGTAGCACGGCTCGCCGCCATTGAAGAGTTCGTGGAGCTTGGCAGCGGTTTCAATATCGCGATGCGGGATCTCGAGATCCGGGGGGCTGGGAATCTGCTGGGACGCGAGCAACACGGCACGATGGCAGACGTTGGGTTTGAGCTCTACTGCAAAATGCTCGAAGAAGCCGTGGAGGCTCTCACGGGTTCACTCCGCGAGGAAGAACTGGAAACGGAAATCCAGTGGTCCACAAACGCCTACCTGCCCGCTTCCTACATTCCGGTGGAAGGCCAGCGCTTCATGGTTTACAAGCGGATTGCCGAGGCAACCACCCTTGCACAGCTTGATGCAATCACGGAAGAACTACGAGATCGCTACGGCGAAGTGGAAATTTCGCGCGACGACGGAACTGTGGTAAGTACGCTTCCCCAACCAGTGGTCAACCTCATGTCGATCGCAAAACTTCGGATTCTCGGCCGGAAACTCTCGATTCGCAAGATCGCAGCGACCCGTCACGGCTTCGAGATCCACCGACCCGATGCCGTAAACGAACTGGGGCCAACCATTCGTAAACTCTTGCGTAGCGAGGGCCCGAAAGTGTTTGTGAACAACCCGAACTCACTTGAATTTCACTACGACGATTGGGCTCACCGCCCACAGCTCGAAGAAGCTGTGGCAATGCTGAAGCAGGTGCTCAACGAGTTCACAAGAGCTCAGCCTCGCAGTGCGGGTGACGAAATATCCGCAGCCGTGCCTGTCTAA